The following nucleotide sequence is from Streptomyces pactum.
CGGTAGGCGGCCACGTGCAGCCGGTTGCCGCAGGTGCGGCTGTCGCAGTACCGCCGGGAGCGGTTGCGTGACAGGTCCACGAAGGCGCGCCGGCAGTCCGGGGCCTCGCACCGGCGCAGCCGCTCCCGCTCGCCCGCCACCACCAGGAAGGCCAGGGCCATGCCCCCGTCCGCGGCGAGGTGGTCGGCGACCGAGGCGCCCGGCGCGAAGTAGTGGATGTGCCAGTCGTAGCCGTCGTGGTCGGTCAGCCGGGGGGTGGTGCCGGCCGCGGCGACCATGGTGTTCAGCAGTTCGGCGGCGCTGCGGGTGTCCCGGGCGGCGAAGACCCGGGTGAACTGCTCGCGGACCGAGCGCACCGCGGCCAGGTCGGGCCCGGTGAGCGTTCCGACGTCGCTGATGGCGTTGCGCTCGACGAATCCGCGGAGCGCGGCGAGATCGGCGAGACCGTCGCGGTCCTCGCC
It contains:
- a CDS encoding CGNR zinc finger domain-containing protein gives rise to the protein MLINHDTRCALDTVVDLVNTGAQGEDRDGLADLAALRGFVERNAISDVGTLTGPDLAAVRSVREQFTRVFAARDTRSAAELLNTMVAAAGTTPRLTDHDGYDWHIHYFAPGASVADHLAADGGMALAFLVVAGERERLRRCEAPDCRRAFVDLSRNRSRRYCDSRTCGNRLHVAAYRARRREAAE